The genomic DNA CCGGGATCCGTGGCCAGTACTTCGATGACATCACCCACGTTGGCCTTCCTGTAAGCCTTTATGAGGTTCGTTAGGGGACCCGGGCAGGTCAGACCCCTGGCATCAACGGTGACTGTGGGCTTGATCTCGGACATGGCATCACCTCAAAGGAAGGCTAACAGGTCCAATATTAACCTTTTGCGTGTCCGAACGATCGTCCAGATGCGTTGAAGCGCTGAACCGTTAGGCGATGCCGCCCGCGCTGAGGGTCAAGTTTATTTAGTCTGGGCGTGACCCGGCGCGACATGGACCTGGAGGCTCTGAGGAAGCTGCTCGAGATGAACGCTGCCAGGGCCGGAAACCCGCTGGGTGTCAGGGAAGGTAGCTGCGGGGATTGGGCCAGGGGATTGGGAGTCCCCGAGAGGGGAGAGACCGTACTCTACACGGGATGCCTCTATCAGATGATCCCCCAGATAAGGGCATTCTCGGATCTGCTGAGGAGGCTGGAATCCCTGGGACATGGTGTCCTAGACCTAGCCATTAGGCTG from Candidatus Korarchaeota archaeon NZ13-K includes the following:
- a CDS encoding sulfurtransferase TusA family protein — encoded protein: MSEIKPTVTVDARGLTCPGPLTNLIKAYRKANVGDVIEVLATDPGFKPDLEAWARRTGNEIISVSEEGGTIRALIRVSSK